The Actinomycetota bacterium genomic interval ACCTGCAGTGAAGCTGTCATCGCCTTCTCCTTTGACATTTCGAACCTGTGCGTATCTGCAGGAGGACACTAGGTTTCAGGAGGCGCGAAGTCGTCGCCCTGGGGATCGATCTTGGGTCTCACCCCGGGGGGTGAGGCGGCCCCCTAGCGGTGGTCCGGCTGGACGAGCCCCGCCCGGTAGGCGATCACCACGAGCTGTGCCCGGTCCCGGGCGGCCAGCTTCTGAAGCAGGTGGCTGATGTGGGTCTTGATGGTGGCGCCGCTCACCACGAGCTCGTCTGCGATCTCGGCGTTCGACATTCCGGCCGCCACCAGCTCGAGAACTTCCCGCTCCCGCTCGGTCAGCTGGGCCAGGGCCCCCGTGCTCCTGGGAGCGACGCCGGGAATCCGAACGAAAGCCTCGATCAGCCGTCGGGTTGCGCCCGGCGTCAAGAGAGCCTCACCCCCGGCCACCACCCGAATGGCCGACAGCAGCTCGGCCGGCTGCACGTCTTTCAGCAGAAAACCGCTGGCGCCGGACCGCAGCGCCTCGAACACGGTCTCGTCGGTTTCGAATGTGGTCAGGATCAGGACACGGGTCCCGGAGAGCGCCGGTTCGCTCACGATGGCCCGGGTTGCCTCCAGCCCGTCGACATTGGGCATACGAATGTCCATCAGCACCACTTCCGGTTGGTATTGCCGGGCGAGCTCGACCGCCTCC includes:
- a CDS encoding response regulator transcription factor, whose product is MIRVLIVDDQALIRAGLRVLVDSTADLQTVAEAGDGAEAVELARQYQPEVVLMDIRMPNVDGLEATRAIVSEPALSGTRVLILTTFETDETVFEALRSGASGFLLKDVQPAELLSAIRVVAGGEALLTPGATRRLIEAFVRIPGVAPRSTGALAQLTEREREVLELVAAGMSNAEIADELVVSGATIKTHISHLLQKLAARDRAQLVVIAYRAGLVQPDHR